A single region of the Dryobates pubescens isolate bDryPub1 chromosome 11, bDryPub1.pri, whole genome shotgun sequence genome encodes:
- the RWDD3 gene encoding RWD domain-containing protein 3 — MSELALEELTALAAIYCEPDACEVLSVSETHGVTFRIQINVKEPDTDVLLKLLFHLPVNYPSTVPEISVNSAQLTRAQCMDVKEKLLEQAKEHLSEPMVHDLILWLQQHLKDVIKQSATVSNEKTTLSKGRSTEDGIWMLLLHLDHMRAKTKYVKTVEKWASDLGLTGRLMFMGKTILILLQGDRNNIKEYLILQKTSKVDVDSSGKKCKEKMISVLCETKVQAQHKRFQMFEVKEYSTLDQLQKEFETAGLTTLFSEFVPPLLK, encoded by the exons ATGTCGGAGCTAGCGCTGGAGGAGTTAACAGCTCTCGCCGCCATTTACTGCGAGCCGGACGCCTGCGAGGTTTTATCAGTGTCAG AGACGCATGGAGTCACGTTTAGAATTCAAATCAATGTGAAAGAACCAGACACAGATGTACTTCTGAAGCTGTTATTTCATTTACCAGTCAATTATCCATCAACTGTACCAGAGATTTCTGTTAATTCAGCCCAGCTTACAAGGGCCCAGTGCATGGATGTGAAAGAGAAATTACTTGAACAAGCAAAGGAGCATCTTTCTGAACCAATGGTGCATGATCTGATTCTTTGGCTACAGCAGCATCTTAAAGATGTCATTAAGCAATCAGCAACAGTTTCCAATGAAAAAACTACTTTGTCAAAGGGAAGGAGTACAGAGGACGGCATCTGGATGCTCCTTTTGCATTTAGATCACATGAGGGCCAAGACAAAATACGTCAAAACTGTGGAAAAATGGGCTTCGGATCTAGGGCTGACTGGAAGACTGATGTTCATGGGCAAGACAATATTGATTCTTCTTCAGGGTGACAGGAACAACATTAAG GAGTACTTGATTCTTCAGAAAACTTCTAAGGTAGATGTGGACTCAAGTGGAAAGAAATGCAAAGAGAAAATGATCAGTGTACTGTGTGAGACAAAAGTACAGGCACAGCATAAAAG GTTTCAGATGTTTGAAGTCAAAGAATACTCAACACTGGATCAGCTACAAAAGGAATTTGAAACTGCAGGACTTACAACCCTTTTCTCTGAGTTTGTGCCTCCTCTGTTAAAATAG